A genome region from Myroides fluvii includes the following:
- the hpf gene encoding ribosome hibernation-promoting factor, HPF/YfiA family, translating to MKVNIQAVNFNVDRKLVDFINERMLKVGKFYDKVISVDVFLKVENTNEKENKTVEVKLLVPGDDIVAKKTCKTFEEGVDLGADAIERMVVKYKEKMKAH from the coding sequence ATGAAAGTAAACATTCAGGCCGTTAATTTTAACGTAGATCGTAAGTTAGTAGATTTTATCAACGAAAGAATGCTGAAAGTAGGTAAGTTTTACGATAAAGTGATTTCTGTTGATGTATTTTTGAAAGTAGAAAATACCAATGAGAAAGAAAATAAAACAGTTGAGGTGAAATTATTAGTTCCGGGAGACGATATCGTGGCGAAAAAAACTTGTAAAACTTTTGAAGAGGGAGTTGATTTAGGAGCCGATGCTATTGAACGCATGGTTGTGAAGTATAAAGAGAAAATGAAAGCACATTAA
- the tuf gene encoding elongation factor Tu, translating into MAKETFDRSKPHLNIGTIGHVDHGKTTTTAAITKVLADAGFSEARSFDSIDNAPEEKERGITINTSHVEYQTKNRHYAHVDCPGHADYVKNMVTGAAQMDGAILVVAATDGPMPQTREHILLGRQVGIPRIVVFLNKVDLVDDAELLELVEMEVRDLLSFYQYDGDNGPVVQGSALGALNGEQKWVDALLQLMDEVDAWIEEPVRDNEKPFLMPVEDVFTITGRGTVATGRIETGVANTGDPVEIIGMGADKLTSTVTGVEMFRKILDRGEAGDNVGLLLRGIDKTDIRRGMVICKPGSVKPHARFKAEVYILKKEEGGRHTPFHNNYRPQFYVRTTDVTGTIQLPEGTEMVMPGDNLTINVELLSPIALSLGLRFAIREGGRTVGAGQVTEILD; encoded by the coding sequence ATGGCAAAGGAAACTTTTGATCGTTCGAAACCGCACTTAAATATCGGTACTATCGGACACGTTGACCACGGTAAAACTACTACTACTGCTGCTATTACTAAAGTTTTAGCTGACGCAGGATTCTCAGAAGCTCGTTCATTTGATTCAATTGATAATGCTCCAGAAGAAAAAGAGCGTGGTATTACAATTAATACTTCTCACGTAGAGTACCAAACTAAAAACCGTCACTATGCACACGTTGACTGTCCAGGTCACGCGGATTACGTGAAAAACATGGTTACTGGTGCTGCTCAAATGGATGGTGCTATCTTAGTAGTTGCTGCTACTGATGGACCAATGCCACAAACTCGCGAGCACATCTTATTAGGACGCCAAGTAGGTATTCCTAGAATTGTTGTTTTCTTAAACAAAGTTGACTTAGTAGATGACGCTGAGTTATTAGAGCTTGTTGAAATGGAAGTTAGAGATTTATTATCTTTCTACCAATATGACGGTGATAATGGACCAGTAGTTCAAGGTTCTGCTTTAGGAGCTTTAAACGGAGAGCAAAAATGGGTTGATGCATTATTACAATTAATGGATGAAGTTGATGCTTGGATCGAAGAGCCAGTACGTGACAACGAAAAACCATTCTTAATGCCAGTTGAAGACGTATTTACAATTACAGGACGTGGAACTGTTGCTACAGGACGTATCGAAACTGGAGTTGCTAATACAGGAGATCCTGTTGAAATCATCGGTATGGGAGCTGACAAATTAACTTCTACTGTAACAGGAGTTGAGATGTTCCGTAAAATCTTAGACCGTGGTGAAGCTGGAGATAACGTAGGTTTATTATTGAGAGGTATTGACAAAACTGATATCCGTCGTGGTATGGTTATTTGTAAGCCAGGTTCAGTAAAACCACACGCTAGATTTAAAGCTGAGGTTTATATCTTGAAAAAAGAAGAAGGTGGACGTCACACTCCATTCCATAACAATTACCGTCCTCAATTCTACGTTCGTACAACTGACGTAACTGGAACAATCCAATTACCAGAAGGAACTGAGATGGTTATGCCTGGAGATAACTTAACTATCAATGTTGAGTTGTTAAGCCCAATCGCATTATCATTAGGTCTACGTTTTGCTATCCGTGAAGGTGGTAGAACAGTAGGTGCTGGTCAGGTAACTGAAATTTTAGACTAA
- the secE gene encoding preprotein translocase subunit SecE: MAKVFNYISEAFTELKSNVTWSPWAEVQKYTIVIAIFAILLSLATWGVDSLFGDLLGKFYNWIRS; this comes from the coding sequence ATGGCAAAGGTATTTAATTACATATCAGAAGCTTTTACAGAACTTAAGTCAAACGTTACTTGGTCTCCTTGGGCTGAAGTGCAAAAGTATACAATCGTTATTGCGATTTTTGCAATTCTATTGTCACTTGCTACATGGGGTGTAGATAGTTTGTTTGGGGACTTATTAGGAAAGTTTTATAATTGGATAAGATCATAA
- the nusG gene encoding transcription termination/antitermination protein NusG yields MADTNVKKWYVVRAVSGQENKVKNYIETEISRLGLSDYLSQVLVPTEKVVSEDKNGKKKTTERVYFPGYVMIEANLTGEVPHAIKSITGVIGFLGETRGGDPVPLRESEVNRMLGKVDELAVKVDSGAIPYEVGESVKVTDGPFKGFDATIENINEDKRKLEVMVKIFGRKTPLELSFTQVEKI; encoded by the coding sequence ATGGCTGATACAAATGTCAAAAAATGGTATGTGGTTCGTGCGGTAAGTGGACAAGAGAATAAAGTGAAGAATTATATCGAAACTGAAATTTCTCGTTTAGGGTTGTCAGATTATCTTTCGCAAGTTTTAGTACCAACTGAAAAAGTGGTGTCTGAAGACAAGAATGGTAAGAAGAAAACAACTGAACGTGTCTATTTTCCAGGCTATGTGATGATTGAGGCTAACTTGACAGGAGAGGTTCCGCATGCTATTAAATCGATAACAGGAGTTATTGGATTCTTGGGAGAAACACGTGGGGGAGACCCTGTTCCTTTAAGAGAATCGGAAGTAAATCGCATGTTAGGAAAAGTCGATGAATTGGCGGTTAAAGTTGATTCAGGTGCAATTCCTTATGAAGTTGGTGAGTCAGTAAAAGTGACTGATGGTCCATTTAAAGGTTTCGATGCAACCATCGAAAATATAAATGAAGATAAGCGCAAGCTAGAGGTAATGGTGAAGATTTTTGGAAGAAAAACACCTTTAGAATTAAGCTTTACACAAGTAGAAAAAATATAA
- the rplK gene encoding 50S ribosomal protein L11 → MAKEISKVVKLQVKGGAANPSPPVGPALGAAGVNIMEFCKQFNARTQDKPGKVLPVQITVYKDKSFEFVVKTPPAAVQLLEAAKVKSGSGEPNRKKVASVTWEQVRAIAEDKMPDLNAFSVESAMSMIAGTARSMGISVTGTAPF, encoded by the coding sequence ATGGCAAAAGAAATTAGTAAAGTAGTTAAACTACAAGTTAAGGGAGGTGCTGCGAATCCTTCGCCACCGGTTGGACCTGCTTTGGGGGCTGCTGGAGTTAACATCATGGAGTTCTGTAAGCAATTTAATGCTAGAACACAAGATAAACCCGGTAAAGTTTTACCAGTACAAATTACTGTGTACAAAGACAAATCATTTGAATTTGTTGTTAAAACGCCACCTGCTGCTGTTCAATTATTAGAGGCTGCAAAAGTGAAATCTGGATCTGGTGAGCCTAATAGAAAAAAAGTAGCTAGCGTAACTTGGGAACAAGTACGTGCTATCGCAGAAGACAAAATGCCGGATTTGAACGCATTTTCTGTTGAATCAGCGATGTCAATGATCGCGGGTACTGCAAGATCTATGGGTATATCAGTAACGGGAACAGCTCCTTTTTAA
- the rplA gene encoding 50S ribosomal protein L1 — protein sequence MAKLTKKQKEAAAKIEKGRFYSLKEGSTLIKEVASAKFDESVDIAVRLGVDPRKANQMVRGVVTLPHGTGKDVRVLALVTPDKEAEATAAGADYVGLDEYLQKIKDGWTDVDVIITMPAVMGKLGPLGRILGPRGLMPNPKTGTVTMDVAKAVQEVKAGKIDFKVDKTGIVHAGIGKVSFSADMIQENAAELIQTLIKLKPTAAKGTYVKSIHISSTMSPAIALDPKAV from the coding sequence ATGGCAAAATTAACAAAAAAGCAAAAGGAAGCTGCTGCTAAAATTGAGAAAGGTAGATTTTATTCTTTAAAAGAAGGTTCTACTTTAATTAAAGAAGTTGCTTCTGCAAAATTTGACGAATCTGTTGATATCGCTGTGCGTTTGGGTGTAGATCCACGTAAAGCAAATCAAATGGTGCGTGGAGTAGTTACACTACCACACGGAACTGGAAAAGATGTTAGAGTGTTAGCATTAGTTACTCCGGATAAAGAAGCTGAAGCTACAGCAGCTGGAGCAGACTATGTTGGATTAGATGAGTACCTACAAAAAATTAAAGACGGTTGGACAGATGTGGATGTTATCATCACAATGCCTGCTGTTATGGGTAAATTAGGACCATTAGGACGTATTTTAGGTCCTAGAGGATTAATGCCTAACCCTAAAACTGGTACTGTAACTATGGACGTAGCGAAAGCAGTTCAAGAAGTGAAAGCTGGTAAAATCGATTTTAAAGTTGATAAAACGGGAATCGTTCACGCAGGTATTGGAAAAGTATCGTTTAGTGCTGATATGATTCAAGAGAATGCAGCTGAATTGATTCAAACATTAATCAAATTAAAACCAACAGCAGCTAAAGGTACTTATGTTAAGTCTATTCATATATCTAGTACTATGAGCCCTGCTATTGCTTTAGATCCTAAAGCAGTATAA
- the rplJ gene encoding 50S ribosomal protein L10, whose product MTREQKAVAIEDIKGKLADANIFYIADISGLNADVTTNLRRACNKAGITVEVVKNTLLAKAMEASERNYEDLASVLKGNSAIFISDVANGPAKIIKDFRKKSDKPALKGAYINEEIYIGDNQLDALVAIKSKEEVIGEIIGLLQSPAQRVISALQNQFKDEE is encoded by the coding sequence ATGACTAGAGAACAAAAAGCAGTAGCGATAGAAGACATTAAAGGAAAATTAGCAGATGCTAATATCTTTTATATTGCTGATATTTCAGGATTAAATGCAGATGTTACAACTAACTTGAGAAGAGCTTGTAACAAAGCGGGAATCACGGTAGAAGTAGTTAAGAATACGTTGCTTGCTAAAGCAATGGAAGCATCTGAGAGAAACTATGAAGATTTAGCTTCAGTTTTAAAAGGGAACAGCGCTATCTTTATTTCGGACGTTGCTAACGGACCGGCTAAAATCATCAAAGACTTTAGAAAGAAAAGCGATAAACCTGCTTTAAAAGGAGCTTATATTAACGAAGAAATCTATATTGGTGACAATCAATTAGACGCGTTAGTAGCAATTAAATCGAAAGAGGAAGTTATTGGAGAAATCATCGGATTACTACAATCACCTGCTCAAAGAGTTATCTCAGCTCTACAAAATCAATTCAAAGACGAAGAATAA
- the rplL gene encoding 50S ribosomal protein L7/L12, with protein MADLKQFAEQLVNLTVKEVNELATILKDEYGIEPAAAAVVVAAGGDAGAAEEQTEFTVVLKEAGASKLAVVKAVKELTGLGLKEAKDMVDSVPANIKEGVSKDEAEGLKKALEEAGAVVELK; from the coding sequence ATGGCAGATTTGAAACAATTCGCAGAACAATTAGTTAACTTAACAGTAAAAGAAGTTAACGAGTTAGCAACTATATTAAAAGATGAATACGGAATTGAGCCTGCAGCTGCTGCTGTAGTTGTAGCTGCTGGTGGAGACGCTGGTGCTGCTGAAGAGCAAACTGAATTCACAGTAGTATTAAAAGAAGCTGGTGCTTCTAAATTAGCAGTAGTTAAAGCAGTTAAAGAATTAACTGGTTTAGGTCTTAAAGAAGCTAAAGATATGGTTGATTCAGTTCCTGCAAACATCAAAGAAGGTGTTTCTAAAGATGAGGCTGAAGGTCTTAAAAAAGCATTGGAAGAAGCTGGAGCTGTTGTTGAGCTTAAATAA
- the rpoB gene encoding DNA-directed RNA polymerase subunit beta: MITNQNERLNFASTKNIPAYPDFLDIQVKSFKDFFQLETKSEERGNEGLYNTFMENFPITDTRNQFVLEFLDYFVDPPRYSIEECIDRGLTYSVPLKARLKLYCTDPEHEDFETIVQDVYLGTIPYMTPSGTFVINGAERVVVSQLHRSPGVFFGQSFHANGTKLYSARVIPFKGSWIEFATDINSVMYAYIDRKKKLPVTTLFRAIGFERDKDILEIFDLAEEVKVSKTGLKKYIGRRLAARVLNTWHEDFVDEDTGEVVSIERNEIILDRDTVLDKDNVEEIIEANVKNILLHKEDNNQADYAIIHNTLQKDPTNSEKEAVEHIYRQLRNAEPPDEETARGIIDKLFFSDQRYNLGEVGRYRMNKKLNLDTPIDKQVLTKEDIITIVKYLIELINSKAEIDDIDHLSNRRVRTVGEQLSAQFGVGLARMARTIRERMNVRDNEVFTPIDLINAKTLSSVINSFFGTNQLSQFMDQTNPLAEITHKRRLSALGPGGLSRERAGFEVRDVHYTHYGRLCPIETPEGPNIGLISSLAVYAKVNNMGFIETPYRPVVDGKVDIVNAPIYLSAEEEEGMLIAQANVPMDSEGKITEERVVVKEEGDFPVVEPKDLHFTDVSPNQIASISASLIPFLEHDDANRALMGSNMMRQAVPLLRADSPIVGTGLERQVASDSRVLINAEGEGVVEYVDAQKIIIKYDRTDEERLISFDPDEKVYNLIKFRKTNQSTCINLKPIVRKGDRVTRGQVLCEGYATQNGELALGRNLQVAFMPWKGYNFEDAIVISEKVVREDIFTSIHIDDYTLEVRDTKLGNEELTNDIPNVSEEATKDLDENGMIRIGAEVKPGDILIGKITPKGESDPTPEEKLLRAIFGDKAGDVKDASLKASPSLRGVVLDKKLFARAVKDKRKRSKDKDDLALLETKFEVKFNELKDRLVEKLFFIVNGKTSQGVLNDLGEEILPKGKKFTQKMLHAVDDFAHLTKGQWTVDEETNSMITDLIHNYKIKLNDLQGALRREKFMITVGDELPSGILKLAKVYIAKKRKLKVGDKMAGRHGNKGIVARIVRDEDMPFLEDGTPVDIVLNPLGVPSRMNIGQIYETVLGWAGQKLGKKYATPIFDGANLDQINALTDEAGIPRFGHTYLYDGGTGERFHQRATVGIIYMLKLGHMVDDKMHARSIGPYSLITQQPLGGKAQFGGQRFGEMEVWALEAYGASSTLREILTVKSDDVIGRAKTYEAIVKGETMPEPGLPESFNVLMHELKGLGLDIRLEE; the protein is encoded by the coding sequence ATGATCACAAATCAGAATGAAAGATTAAATTTTGCCTCTACAAAGAATATTCCTGCATACCCAGATTTCTTGGATATCCAGGTTAAGTCTTTTAAAGATTTCTTTCAGTTAGAAACGAAATCAGAAGAAAGAGGTAATGAAGGTTTATATAATACCTTCATGGAGAACTTCCCGATCACTGATACGAGAAATCAGTTTGTATTGGAGTTTCTTGATTACTTTGTTGATCCTCCTCGCTATTCAATTGAAGAATGTATTGATAGAGGACTAACGTATAGCGTTCCGTTAAAAGCGCGTTTAAAATTGTACTGTACTGACCCTGAACACGAGGATTTTGAAACTATCGTTCAAGATGTGTATTTAGGAACAATACCGTATATGACGCCTAGCGGTACATTCGTAATCAATGGAGCTGAGCGTGTGGTAGTATCTCAATTACACCGTTCACCTGGTGTGTTCTTTGGACAGTCTTTCCATGCTAATGGTACAAAATTGTACTCGGCGAGAGTAATTCCTTTCAAAGGATCATGGATTGAGTTTGCTACTGATATCAATAGCGTAATGTACGCTTACATTGATAGAAAGAAAAAATTACCTGTTACTACCTTATTCCGTGCTATTGGATTCGAAAGAGACAAGGATATCCTAGAGATTTTCGACTTAGCAGAAGAGGTGAAAGTATCAAAAACAGGGTTGAAAAAGTACATCGGTCGTCGTCTTGCTGCGCGTGTGTTAAATACATGGCATGAAGACTTCGTAGATGAAGATACAGGAGAAGTAGTTTCAATTGAGAGAAATGAGATTATCTTAGACCGTGATACAGTCCTAGATAAAGATAATGTCGAAGAAATCATTGAGGCGAACGTTAAGAATATCCTCCTACATAAAGAAGACAATAATCAGGCAGATTATGCCATCATTCATAATACATTACAGAAGGACCCTACAAACTCTGAAAAAGAGGCTGTAGAGCACATCTACCGTCAGTTGCGTAACGCAGAACCGCCTGATGAGGAAACTGCACGTGGTATTATTGATAAATTATTCTTCTCCGATCAACGTTACAATCTAGGTGAGGTGGGTCGTTACAGAATGAATAAGAAACTTAATCTTGATACCCCAATTGACAAACAGGTATTGACAAAAGAGGATATTATCACTATTGTTAAATACTTGATTGAATTGATTAACTCAAAAGCTGAGATTGATGATATTGACCACTTATCAAACCGTCGTGTACGTACAGTAGGTGAGCAGTTGTCAGCTCAATTTGGTGTTGGTTTGGCACGTATGGCTAGAACAATTCGCGAGCGTATGAACGTACGTGACAACGAAGTGTTTACTCCAATCGACTTAATTAACGCGAAGACCTTGTCTTCAGTGATTAATTCATTTTTCGGAACAAACCAGTTATCTCAGTTTATGGACCAAACGAATCCATTGGCAGAGATTACACACAAACGTCGTTTATCAGCATTAGGACCTGGAGGTTTATCTAGAGAAAGAGCTGGATTTGAGGTGCGTGACGTTCACTATACACACTACGGACGTTTATGTCCTATTGAAACACCTGAGGGACCAAACATTGGTTTGATTTCTTCACTTGCGGTGTATGCAAAAGTGAACAATATGGGATTCATCGAAACTCCATACCGTCCAGTTGTGGATGGAAAAGTGGATATCGTTAATGCGCCTATATATTTAAGTGCAGAAGAAGAAGAAGGAATGTTAATCGCGCAAGCGAACGTTCCGATGGATAGCGAAGGGAAAATTACGGAAGAACGCGTAGTTGTAAAAGAAGAAGGGGATTTCCCAGTGGTTGAACCGAAAGATTTACACTTTACAGACGTTTCTCCGAATCAGATTGCTTCGATTTCGGCTTCTTTGATTCCGTTCTTAGAACACGATGATGCCAACCGTGCTTTGATGGGATCAAACATGATGCGTCAGGCTGTGCCTTTATTGCGTGCGGATTCTCCAATCGTTGGTACAGGTTTAGAAAGACAAGTAGCTTCAGATTCACGTGTTTTAATTAATGCAGAAGGTGAAGGTGTTGTTGAGTATGTGGACGCACAAAAAATTATTATTAAGTACGACCGTACGGATGAGGAGCGTTTAATCAGCTTCGATCCAGACGAGAAAGTATATAATCTAATTAAGTTTAGAAAAACTAACCAAAGTACTTGTATCAACTTAAAACCTATCGTTCGCAAGGGAGATAGAGTGACAAGAGGACAAGTATTGTGTGAGGGATATGCTACACAAAATGGAGAGTTAGCGCTTGGACGTAACTTACAAGTGGCTTTTATGCCATGGAAAGGGTACAACTTCGAGGATGCTATCGTAATTTCAGAAAAAGTAGTGCGTGAAGATATCTTTACATCTATCCACATCGATGACTATACACTAGAAGTGAGAGATACAAAATTAGGAAACGAAGAGTTGACTAATGATATCCCGAACGTAAGTGAGGAAGCAACGAAAGACTTAGATGAAAACGGTATGATCCGCATCGGTGCTGAAGTTAAACCTGGTGATATCCTGATTGGTAAAATTACACCGAAAGGTGAATCTGATCCAACACCTGAAGAGAAGTTATTACGCGCTATCTTCGGAGATAAAGCTGGAGATGTTAAAGATGCATCATTAAAAGCTTCACCTTCATTAAGAGGGGTTGTATTAGACAAGAAATTATTTGCAAGAGCTGTAAAAGACAAACGCAAACGTTCAAAAGATAAAGATGATTTGGCTTTACTAGAAACTAAATTCGAAGTGAAGTTCAATGAATTAAAAGATCGTTTAGTTGAAAAATTATTCTTTATTGTGAATGGTAAAACTTCACAAGGTGTATTGAATGATTTAGGAGAGGAAATCTTACCAAAAGGAAAGAAATTTACTCAAAAAATGTTACATGCAGTAGATGATTTCGCTCACTTAACCAAAGGACAATGGACAGTTGATGAAGAGACAAACAGTATGATTACTGACTTGATTCACAACTACAAAATTAAGTTGAATGACTTACAAGGTGCTTTGCGTAGAGAGAAATTTATGATTACCGTTGGGGATGAATTACCATCGGGAATCTTAAAACTTGCAAAAGTTTATATTGCTAAAAAACGTAAATTGAAAGTTGGGGATAAGATGGCAGGACGTCACGGTAACAAAGGTATTGTTGCTAGAATCGTTAGAGATGAAGACATGCCATTCTTAGAAGACGGTACACCTGTTGATATCGTGTTGAACCCATTAGGGGTACCATCTCGTATGAATATTGGTCAGATCTATGAAACTGTATTAGGATGGGCTGGACAAAAATTGGGTAAAAAATATGCTACTCCAATTTTCGACGGTGCTAACTTAGATCAAATCAATGCTCTTACGGATGAAGCTGGTATTCCTAGATTTGGACATACTTATTTGTACGATGGAGGAACAGGAGAACGTTTCCACCAGAGAGCAACAGTAGGAATTATTTACATGTTGAAATTAGGACACATGGTTGATGATAAGATGCACGCGCGTTCAATCGGACCATACTCGTTAATTACGCAACAACCATTAGGAGGTAAAGCTCAATTTGGAGGTCAGCGTTTTGGTGAGATGGAGGTTTGGGCTCTAGAAGCATACGGAGCATCAAGTACATTACGTGAGATTTTGACGGTAAAATCGGATGACGTTATTGGTAGAGCGAAAACTTACGAAGCTATCGTTAAAGGTGAAACTATGCCAGAACCAGGATTACCTGAATCATTCAATGTATTAATGCATGAATTAAAAGGTCTTGGATTAGACATCAGATTAGAAGAATAA